The sequence GCTCGGGTGGTAACGGCGGCAACGGTGCCGCCGGTACCGCGCTGCACAACGACGGCGGCAAGGGCGGCAACGGTGGCGACGGTAAATACGGCGGCGATGGCGGCAGCGGCGGCAACGGCGGCAACGCCTACGCAGGGAGCAATGGTGCCGGTGGCGACGGTGGCACCGGCGGCAACGGCGCCGACGGCAACGGCTCAATCCCGAGCAACGGCGGTCACGGCGGCACAGGTGGCAATGGCGGCAAGGGCGCCGGTACCGGCACCGGAGGCCAGGGCGGCAATGGTGGCGATGGGGGTAACGGCGGAACCGGCCTGACGGGTGCTGACGGCGACTTCGCCAGCGGCAACGGAAATGGCGGTAACGGCGGCGCCGGCTACAACGGTGGTAACGGTGGCGCCGGCGGTGCCGGCGGCGGGTCCGACTCCGGCACCAACGGCAACGGCGGCAACGGCGGTGACGGTGGCCAGGCGGGTGCGGGGGGCAACGGTGGTGACGGGGCCAACGGGGAGTGGGATTCCAAGGGCCAGTATGGCTACGGGTCCGGTGGCACTGGCGGCAACGTCGGCAGCGTGGGCTCGGTGGGTAAGGCCGGCGCGGCGGGCGACGCAGGTACTGGCGGCACGGGCGGCGAAGCCGGTACCGCCGGTGCGGACGGCCAAGGGATCTACGACCCCAACAATGTCCACGGCGGCAGTGGCGGCAACGGCGCGGCCGGCGACTCTCTGCACCTGAACGGTGGCACCGGCGGTGACGGCGGCACGGGCGGGACCAACGGCGATGGCGGCACCGGTGGTTTGGGCGGAAACGCCTACGCCACCACCGGCACCGCAACCACCGGCGGCAATGGTGGTGTTGGTGGCAAGGGCGGTGCGGGCGGCACGGTCGCTGGTGATGGTGGTGACGGCGGTAACGGCGGCAACGGGTCCAGCACTAAATCCGACTTCACCAACACCACCACCGCCACCAAGGGCGGCAACGGCGGTGCGGGCGGAAAGGGCGGAGCCGCGACCAACGGCGTCGGCGGCGACGGGGGCAAGGGCGGCACCGCCGGCTCCGGCACTCAGTACGGCGGCACCGGTGGCGCGGGTGGTGCCGGCGGTGCCGGCACCACCGGAGGCGGTAAGGGCGGCGACGGTGGTGCCGGCGCAGTCGCTACCGGCTGGTCGTCCGACGGCACCTGGGGCATCGACGGATTCACCAACAAGTTTGCGGCCGGCACCATCCTCGGCGTCTCCGGCGCTGGTGGCGCCGGCGGTGCTGGTGGTGCGGCAACCACCGGTACCGGTGGCACCGGCGGCAATGGTGGTCTCGGCGGTGGGATCGAGGAAGCTCCCGAAGACGGCACTGTTGTCATCTGGGGCGGCGCGGGCGGTGCCGGTGGAGCCGGGGGCGCTGCAACCGTCAGTGCCGGCACCGATGACGCTCCGGCCCCCGACAGCGGCAACGGCGGCAATGGCGGCAACGGTGGCGCTGGTGGACAGGGCACCATCACCGGCGGCAGCGGTGGCAGTGGTGGGGCCGGTGGGGCCAGCACCGACGGTGTCGGCGGCAAGGGCGGCAACGGTGGCACCGGCAGCGAGAGCACTGGCTGGAATGACGCCAACGGCAACCTGGCCGGCAAGGGCCAGATCCTCGGCTTCGGCGGCAGCGGGGGCACCGGCGGCGCCGGTGGCAACGGTGAGGCCGGCGGCAACGGCGGTGACGGCGGTACGGCCGCCGCCGGCATTACCGGCGGAAGCAAGTACGGCTCCGGCGGCACCGGCGGGGCCGGCGGAGCGGGCGGAACCGGCACCACCGGAGATGGCGGCGACGGCGGCAAGGGCGGCGACAGCGGCAACGGCAGTTGGCGGGCACAGGCCGGCGGCGCCGGTGGCGCGGGCGGCAACAGCACCAGCGGTGACGGCGGTAAGGGCGGCGCCGGTGGTAACGGCGGCAGCCTCAACGGCAGTGCTACCGCACCGACCAACGGCCAGGCGGTCACAGTCGGCGCCGGCGGTGCGGGCGGTAACGGCGGCAGCAGCACTGATTCCGCCACTACCGGCCACGGTGGCGACGGCGGCAAGGGTGGCGACGGCGGCAACGGCCTCGGAAACACCAAGGGCGGTGCCGGCGGCACCGGCGGCACCGGCGGTAAGGCGGGCAGCGTGGCAGGTGCGGCCGGCACCAAGCCCGCCGCACCTACCGACACCAACGGTGTCGAAGGTGGCGCCGGCGGCGCTGGAGCCGAGCCCAAGGCGCCTTAACCCATCCGACGAAAGCCCCGCACACCGGCCACCGCGTGCGGGGCTTTCGTCGTCATGTCGATAAGATCGACGCTTGCGTCTCAGCCAAAATCACAGCCAGTAGAGGGAGTTTCCTCGCGTGGGCGAACAACCAGTCGACCCGTCCGTCGTCTCCGACGCGACCCTGACCTCGGCGCTGCAGGCAGCGCAGGCCGCCTTTGCCGCGGCCGCCGACCTGGATGCGTTGGCCCACGCCAAAACCGAGCACCTCGGTGACAAGGCGCCGCTGGCACTGGCACGCCAGGCGCTGGCCAAACTGGACAAGACCGCGCGCGCCGACGCGGGGAAGCGTGTCAACGCCGCCCGCACCGACGCCCAGCGCGCCTACGACGAGCGCCTGGCGGCCCTGCGCGCCGAGCGCGACGCTGCCGTGCTGGCCGCCGAGAGCATCGACGTCACCCTGCCCTCGGCCCGGAAGCCCGTCGGCGCGCGGCACCCCATCACCATGCTGGCCGAACACGTCGCCGACACCTTCGTCGCGATGGGCTGGGAACTGGCCGAGGGCCCCGAGGTCGAAGCCGAACACTTCAACTTCGACGCACTGAACTTCCCGGTCGACCACCCCGCGCGCAGCGACCAGGACACCTTCCACATCGCCCCGCCCGGATCGCGGCAACTGCTGCGCACCCACACCTCCCCGGTGCAGATCCGCGCCCTGCTGGCCCGCGAACTGCCCGTCTACGTCGTCTCGATCGGGCGCACCTTCCGCACCGACGAACTCGACGCCACCCACACCCCGGTGTTCCACCAGGTCGAAGGCCTGGCGGTCGACCGTGGACTGACCATGGCGCACCTGCGCGGCACCCTGGACGCCTTCGCTCAGTCGGAGTTCGGGCCGGCCGCCAAGACCCGTATCCGGCCGCACTTCTTCCCGTTCACCGAGCCGTCGGCCGAGGTCGACATCTGGTTCGAGGGCAAGAAGGGCGGACCCGGCTGGGTGGAATGGGGCGGCTGCGGGATGGTGCACCCCAACGTGCTGCGCGCGGTGGGCATCGACCCGGCCGAATACTCCGGCTTCGCGTTCGGTATGGGATTGGAACGAACCCTGCAGTTCCGCAACGGTATTCCCGACATGCGCGACATGGTCGAGGGCGACGTCCGGTTCTCCCTGCCGTTCGGGGTGGGTGCCTGATGCGCATCCCCTACAGCTGGTTGCGTGAGACGCTGATCGCCGGCGCGCCGGGCTTCGACATTACCGCCGAGGAACTTGAGCAGGCGCTGCTGCGAATCGGCCACGAGGTCGAGGGCGTGCACACCCTGGGTCCGGTCACCGGTCCGTTCAAGGTCGGTCGCGTCGTCGAGATCGAGGAACTCACCGAATTCAAGAAGCCGATCCGGGCCTGCCGCGTCGACGTCGGCGAAGCGGAGCCGCGCGACATCGTCTGCGGTGCCAGCAATTTCGCCGTCGGCGATCTGGTGGTGGTGGCGTTGCCGGGAGCGGTGCTGCCTGGTGACTTCGCGATTGCCACCCGCAAGACCTACGGCCGCACCTCCGACGGGATGATCTGCTCGGCTTCCGAAATCCGGCTGAGCACCGACCATTCCGGCATCCTGGTGCTGCCGGCGGGCACGGCCGAACCTGGCGCCGACGCTCATGAGGTGCTGGGTCTGGACGATGTGGTCTATGAGCTAGCGATCACCCCCGACCGCGGCTACTGCATGTCGGTGCGCGGGCTGGCGCGTGACATCGCCTGCGCCTTGGACTTGGACTTCGCCGACCCGGCTGCGGTACCGGCGCTGCCCGCGGAGGGGGAGGCCTGGCCGCTGAGCGTGCAGCCGGGCACCGGGGTGCGCCGCTTCGCGCTGCGCAGCGTCACCGGTATCGACCCGGCGGCGGTATCGCCGTGGTGGCTGCAGCGCCGCCTGGCACTGTGTGGCATCCGGGCGATCTCGCCGGCCGTCGACGCCACCAACTACGTCATGGTCGAACTCGGCCACCCGATGCACGCCCACGACCGGGCCCGCATCGCCGGCGGATTCGACGTCCGCTTCGCCGCCGCCGGCGAGACCGTCACCACGTTGGATGACATCGAACGCAAGCTGGAGCCGGTCGACGTGCTCATCGTCGACGACGTCGCGACCGCCGCGATCGGCGGCGTGATGGGCTCGGGCAGCACCGAAATGCGCGACGACTCAACCGATGTGCTGCTGGAGGCCGCGATCTGGGATCCCGCGGCGGTGTCGCGGACCGCGCGGCGCCTACACCTGCCTAGCGAGGCGGCGCGGCGCTACGAGCGCTCCGTCGACCCGGCTATCTCGGTGGCCGTGCTGGACCGCTGCGCGACACTGCTGGCCGAGATCGCCGGCGGAGTCATCGGGGCGGGGCTGACCGACTGGCGCGGCGACCCGCCCGTCGAGCACTGGAACCCGGCTGCCATCGAGATCGCCGCCGACCTGCCGGACCGCACCGCGGGGGTGAGCTACCCCGATGGCACCACCGTGCGGCGGCTCACCCAGATCGGCTGCGACGTGGCGGCCGCCGGTGACGTACTCACGGTCACCCCACCGAGCTGGCGTCCGGACCTGCGTCAGCCCGCCGATCTGGTCGAGGAGGTGTTGCGGCTGGAGG is a genomic window of Mycolicibacter heraklionensis containing:
- a CDS encoding PGRS repeat-containing protein, with protein sequence MSGRQQRRNNGRKTNRLVGAGGTAAAFLTFGMAPLAAAPTARADWDFDWLDNLFTPVSDSSSGWDSNAWDISSWFSSDPGSAADTSAFDVSALFNTLFYQPFHSAMESWIDNSANAWIVNMVNSWAPEGQIYLGDGADGTADHINGGDGGLWFGDGGAGYSAGADEDADASIGGGMGGNAGWFGNGGAGGAGAVGGDGGAGGLGGSIMGIGGAGGAGGDGGDGGNGGAAMGWLFGIGGAGGDGGVGATGATGIIGTWADSGTGIGGTGNDGAAGGKGGNGGAASGSLFGTGGAGGKGGAGGEGGQGGTGAAGEDNPTGLNGGTGGNGGNGGVGGVGGTGGAGGTLGVKGADGAASTINGNGGRGGTGGAGADAEGGNAAGNGGLGGNGGVGGDTGNGGAGGTGGAGGAGDATHDAGTGGNGGTGGDGGKIGNGGSGGTGGAGGISGTAGNDMNGGSAAVGGTGGVGGNGGKGGTEAGNGGNGGVGGAGGAGHDGIKGTNGQDATVAGDNGGNGGQGGNGFDGGVGGKGGLAGAAQSDTGSDGANGAGGQGGAGGAVGAGGNGGNGANGTWDNGGDGSGGNGGQAGQNGEEVGNGGAGGAGGGEGDDAGATGAQGEDGSIFPSQASSGGNGGNGAAGTALHNDGGKGGNGGDGKYGGDGGSGGNGGNAYAGSNGAGGDGGTGGNGADGNGSIPSNGGHGGTGGNGGKGAGTGTGGQGGNGGDGGNGGTGLTGADGDFASGNGNGGNGGAGYNGGNGGAGGAGGGSDSGTNGNGGNGGDGGQAGAGGNGGDGANGEWDSKGQYGYGSGGTGGNVGSVGSVGKAGAAGDAGTGGTGGEAGTAGADGQGIYDPNNVHGGSGGNGAAGDSLHLNGGTGGDGGTGGTNGDGGTGGLGGNAYATTGTATTGGNGGVGGKGGAGGTVAGDGGDGGNGGNGSSTKSDFTNTTTATKGGNGGAGGKGGAATNGVGGDGGKGGTAGSGTQYGGTGGAGGAGGAGTTGGGKGGDGGAGAVATGWSSDGTWGIDGFTNKFAAGTILGVSGAGGAGGAGGAATTGTGGTGGNGGLGGGIEEAPEDGTVVIWGGAGGAGGAGGAATVSAGTDDAPAPDSGNGGNGGNGGAGGQGTITGGSGGSGGAGGASTDGVGGKGGNGGTGSESTGWNDANGNLAGKGQILGFGGSGGTGGAGGNGEAGGNGGDGGTAAAGITGGSKYGSGGTGGAGGAGGTGTTGDGGDGGKGGDSGNGSWRAQAGGAGGAGGNSTSGDGGKGGAGGNGGSLNGSATAPTNGQAVTVGAGGAGGNGGSSTDSATTGHGGDGGKGGDGGNGLGNTKGGAGGTGGTGGKAGSVAGAAGTKPAAPTDTNGVEGGAGGAGAEPKAP
- the pheS gene encoding phenylalanine--tRNA ligase subunit alpha — protein: MGEQPVDPSVVSDATLTSALQAAQAAFAAAADLDALAHAKTEHLGDKAPLALARQALAKLDKTARADAGKRVNAARTDAQRAYDERLAALRAERDAAVLAAESIDVTLPSARKPVGARHPITMLAEHVADTFVAMGWELAEGPEVEAEHFNFDALNFPVDHPARSDQDTFHIAPPGSRQLLRTHTSPVQIRALLARELPVYVVSIGRTFRTDELDATHTPVFHQVEGLAVDRGLTMAHLRGTLDAFAQSEFGPAAKTRIRPHFFPFTEPSAEVDIWFEGKKGGPGWVEWGGCGMVHPNVLRAVGIDPAEYSGFAFGMGLERTLQFRNGIPDMRDMVEGDVRFSLPFGVGA
- the pheT gene encoding phenylalanine--tRNA ligase subunit beta; protein product: MRIPYSWLRETLIAGAPGFDITAEELEQALLRIGHEVEGVHTLGPVTGPFKVGRVVEIEELTEFKKPIRACRVDVGEAEPRDIVCGASNFAVGDLVVVALPGAVLPGDFAIATRKTYGRTSDGMICSASEIRLSTDHSGILVLPAGTAEPGADAHEVLGLDDVVYELAITPDRGYCMSVRGLARDIACALDLDFADPAAVPALPAEGEAWPLSVQPGTGVRRFALRSVTGIDPAAVSPWWLQRRLALCGIRAISPAVDATNYVMVELGHPMHAHDRARIAGGFDVRFAAAGETVTTLDDIERKLEPVDVLIVDDVATAAIGGVMGSGSTEMRDDSTDVLLEAAIWDPAAVSRTARRLHLPSEAARRYERSVDPAISVAVLDRCATLLAEIAGGVIGAGLTDWRGDPPVEHWNPAAIEIAADLPDRTAGVSYPDGTTVRRLTQIGCDVAAAGDVLTVTPPSWRPDLRQPADLVEEVLRLEGLESIPSVLPTAPAGRGLSATQRRRRAIGKSLALAGYVEVLTTPFLPAGVFDTWGLADDDPRRNTVSVLNPLEADRPQLASTLLPGLLEALGRNVSRGMSDVALFAIAQVVQSAGPAEFPAVTPVRRPTDAEIAGIDAALPRQPQHIAVALTGLAEPRGPWGPGRPVEAADAIEAARVIARASGVEVTLRSAAYLPWHPGRCAEVLVGETLIGHAGQLHPAVVERAGLPKGTCAVELNLDAIPVTAALPAPRVSPFPAVFQDLALVVDEKVTAQSVADAVREGAGELLEDIALFDVYTGPQVGEGRKSLAFALRFRAADRTLTEDEASAARDAAVARAGEAVGAALRG